The following proteins come from a genomic window of Bacteroidota bacterium:
- a CDS encoding DUF255 domain-containing protein, producing the protein MKIIFAILLLGIFFSGFILQNSSSPAPKPEEGEKIKWHSFQEAVELSKKEKKKVFIDVYTQWCGWCKVMEKNTFTNPVIAKYVNDKFYAVRLDAEMKDTILFNNYTFINPNPAVPRSTHQLAASLLNNKLSYPTTVYLDENFNMLTQVPGYLQPTQLEPILKYFGENAYPTTKWEEYQKNFKGEISSPPPPVTPPSPH; encoded by the coding sequence ATAAAAATCATATTCGCAATTTTACTTTTGGGAATTTTTTTCAGCGGTTTCATTTTACAGAATTCTTCTTCGCCCGCACCAAAACCGGAAGAAGGAGAAAAAATCAAATGGCATTCATTTCAGGAAGCAGTTGAGTTAAGCAAGAAAGAAAAGAAAAAAGTTTTCATTGATGTTTATACGCAATGGTGCGGATGGTGCAAGGTGATGGAGAAAAATACTTTTACTAATCCTGTGATTGCAAAATACGTGAATGATAAATTTTATGCAGTGCGGCTGGATGCTGAGATGAAAGATACGATTTTGTTCAACAATTACACTTTCATAAATCCCAATCCGGCTGTTCCGCGTTCAACCCACCAACTAGCCGCTTCTCTTTTGAATAACAAACTTTCTTATCCCACCACAGTTTACCTCGATGAAAATTTTAATATGCTCACGCAGGTTCCCGGCTATTTGCAGCCAACGCAACTGGAACCCATTCTGAAATATTTCGGGGAGAATGCATACCCGACAACTAAGTGGGAAGAGTATCAGAAAAATTTCAAAGGAGAAATTTCTTCTCCGCCTCCGCCCGTTACTCCTCCATCACCGCATTAA
- a CDS encoding peptide MFS transporter, with protein sequence MSEPSLEQIQDFKGKYPKQLWYLFFSEMWERFCFYGMRGMLTFFMVNQLMMKDDVANLQYGATQAFVYAFTFIGGLFADKILGFRKSLFWGGILMIAGSCILAVNPHNFFFLGISFTIIGTGFFKPNISTMVGRLYKKGDYRTDAGFSLFYSGINIGALLGGYACIAIGKSYSWNLAFGLAAIVMTISLVTFLFTQKSLGPIGLSPFEKDENKKNKKWYEYAVYIGALLVIPIVMKMVSKTEYTDWFMYIIGPCTLIYIFYEMVKFSSEERKKLWAALVFIIFSILFWAFFEQSGGSLSLFAAENLSHKLLGVEVDPNGVNNASNSLFVILFAPLLGIIWIGLNKKNSEPNTVMKFGFGFLFLALAFYVFYATKFFANEKGITSLDVFTLAYFVITLGELCLSPIGLSIMTKLSPQPLQGVMMGMWFLASAYGQYVAGILGAGMSTTTTNASLTEKLISYTDGYKQLAIYALIAGIVMLIISPFVRKLMQEVK encoded by the coding sequence ATGAGCGAACCTTCCTTAGAACAAATTCAGGATTTCAAAGGAAAATATCCAAAGCAACTTTGGTATTTATTCTTTTCAGAAATGTGGGAACGATTTTGTTTTTATGGAATGCGCGGCATGCTCACTTTCTTCATGGTGAATCAACTGATGATGAAAGATGATGTAGCAAATCTTCAGTATGGAGCCACGCAGGCATTTGTTTATGCATTCACTTTCATTGGCGGATTATTTGCAGATAAAATTCTCGGCTTCCGCAAATCACTTTTCTGGGGAGGAATTTTAATGATTGCCGGAAGTTGCATTTTAGCAGTCAATCCGCATAACTTTTTCTTTCTCGGAATCAGTTTTACAATTATTGGTACAGGATTTTTCAAACCGAATATTTCAACAATGGTTGGACGGCTCTATAAAAAAGGCGACTACAGAACCGATGCCGGCTTTTCTTTGTTTTATTCAGGAATAAATATTGGCGCATTGCTTGGCGGATATGCGTGCATTGCTATAGGAAAAAGTTATTCATGGAATCTTGCGTTCGGGTTGGCGGCAATTGTAATGACGATTAGTTTAGTTACTTTTCTTTTCACACAAAAATCCTTGGGTCCGATTGGTTTGTCGCCATTTGAAAAAGATGAAAACAAAAAAAATAAAAAATGGTATGAGTATGCAGTTTACATAGGCGCATTGCTTGTAATTCCTATCGTAATGAAAATGGTTTCCAAAACCGAATACACCGATTGGTTTATGTATATCATTGGTCCTTGCACGCTCATTTATATTTTTTATGAGATGGTAAAATTTTCTTCCGAAGAAAGAAAAAAACTTTGGGCAGCGCTTGTGTTTATCATTTTCTCAATTTTATTCTGGGCATTCTTTGAACAAAGCGGTGGTTCGCTGAGTTTATTTGCAGCGGAAAATTTATCGCATAAATTATTGGGAGTTGAAGTTGACCCGAATGGAGTTAACAATGCATCAAATTCCTTGTTCGTTATTCTCTTCGCTCCTCTTCTTGGAATAATTTGGATTGGGTTGAATAAAAAAAATAGTGAACCGAACACAGTAATGAAATTTGGATTTGGATTTTTATTTCTCGCGCTTGCTTTCTATGTTTTTTATGCTACAAAATTTTTTGCGAATGAAAAAGGAATTACATCGCTTGATGTTTTCACGCTTGCTTATTTTGTCATTACGCTTGGCGAATTATGTTTGTCGCCCATCGGGTTATCTATCATGACAAAATTATCTCCTCAGCCATTGCAGGGAGTAATGATGGGCATGTGGTTTCTTGCAAGCGCATACGGACAATACGTTGCAGGAATTTTAGGCGCAGGCATGTCAACGACAACCACCAATGCATCCTTAACGGAAAAATTAATTTCATACACTGACGGTTATAAACAACTTGCAATTTATGCGCTCATTGCAGGAATAGTAATGCTCATCATTTCTCCCTTTGTCCGCAAACTGATGCAGGAAGTCAAATAG
- a CDS encoding patatin-like phospholipase family protein — translation MKLIKILSIDGGGIRGILPGQILISLEKKLQQKSGNSNARISDFFDLIAGTSTGGILSILYNAPDISSASVTKAKFAAEEAVDLYLKNGSAIFNRSFLKEVESFDGILGEKFDASPLEENLKKYFDDLKLSQCLKHCIITAYDIQARTPFFFRQRKAKENPDYNFLLRQVARSTSAAPTYFEPSLAQSFAGNKFPLVDGGVFANNPTLCAYAEARQIFESGIEERKKRGKKMASASEMFILSVGTGTVKVPYEYDKAKNWGLAGWARPVIDIMMSGVSDTVDFQLQQIFDAVGYPENYIRLMPDLAGASEDMSNASSENLLALKNAGLKSAGEFDSELERAADILCESKTASPNA, via the coding sequence ATGAAACTCATTAAAATTCTTTCCATTGATGGCGGAGGCATTCGCGGAATTTTACCCGGACAAATTTTAATTTCACTGGAGAAAAAACTCCAACAGAAATCCGGAAATTCCAACGCCCGCATTTCAGATTTTTTTGATTTGATTGCAGGCACGAGCACCGGGGGAATTCTTTCTATATTATATAATGCACCGGATATTTCTTCTGCTTCTGTCACAAAAGCAAAATTTGCTGCCGAAGAAGCGGTGGATTTATATTTGAAAAATGGTTCTGCAATTTTCAACCGTTCTTTTCTCAAGGAAGTGGAATCGTTTGATGGAATTCTTGGGGAAAAATTTGATGCATCTCCGCTCGAAGAAAACTTAAAAAAATATTTTGATGATTTGAAACTGAGTCAATGCTTGAAACATTGCATCATTACTGCTTACGATATTCAAGCGCGCACTCCTTTTTTTTTCCGCCAGCGAAAAGCAAAAGAGAATCCGGATTATAATTTTCTTCTCCGGCAGGTGGCGCGTTCCACTTCTGCTGCGCCAACTTATTTTGAACCATCGCTTGCGCAATCATTTGCCGGAAATAAATTTCCTTTGGTGGATGGAGGAGTTTTTGCTAACAATCCCACCCTCTGCGCCTATGCCGAAGCAAGGCAAATTTTTGAAAGCGGAATAGAGGAGAGGAAAAAGCGCGGAAAGAAAATGGCTTCTGCTTCCGAAATGTTTATTCTCTCGGTTGGAACCGGAACCGTGAAAGTTCCTTATGAATATGATAAAGCAAAAAACTGGGGACTTGCCGGGTGGGCGCGACCGGTGATTGATATTATGATGAGCGGAGTTTCCGACACGGTGGATTTTCAGCTGCAGCAAATTTTTGATGCGGTCGGTTATCCTGAAAATTATATTCGCCTCATGCCTGATTTGGCAGGAGCAAGCGAAGACATGAGCAATGCTTCTTCTGAAAACCTTCTCGCGCTGAAAAATGCAGGATTAAAATCTGCTGGTGAATTTGATTCTGAACTTGAGCGCGCGGCTGATATTTTATGCGAAAGTAAAACCGCTTCACCGAACGCTTAA